The Blattabacterium sp. (Blatta orientalis) str. Tarazona genome contains the following window.
TTGTTGAAAGAACATGATATTTTCTTATTACAAGGAAGCAATAAGAATAATAAAAAAAATTATTTAGAAGAATCTTTAGTCTTAATTTCTAAAGAAATAGGAAAAGTAATTAAAAAATCCTCTTATTTTGAAAGTGAAGCTTGGAATATGAATAAAAATACATCCACTTTTTATAATAGGGCTTTACATATAAAAACTTTGTATTCGCCCATGGAAATTTTGGAAAAAATCTCTCATATTGAATTGAGACTCGGAAGAAAATCTAAATTTATTACGGATAAAAATGATTCTTATGAAAAAAGAAAGTACAAGGATAGAGAAATAGATATAGATATTTTGTTTTACGATCATCTTATAATGCACAGTTCTATTTTAACTATTCCACATCCTTTATTCCATTTTCGTAGATTCGCTCTAGAACCTATGTGTGAAATATCACCAAGAAAATATCATCCCGTATTTCATATTACTCTATTAGAGATATTAGGTTTTTGTGCAGATAAATTTAAAACAAGAAGAATATAATTGAAAAAAATAGGGGAAAACCAATAAGATGATTGATATTTTCCTGATTAGGATTTTTTTCTAAAATGTTAATGTTAAGTAAAGCATTTTTCATAGAGAGTTATAGAAATTTAATTCAGTTTCCTAGGACCATAATATTTTTATTTTTTTTATTCCCTATTTTTAGTTATGCAAGAAAGGAAAATAATAATTCTATATCTTTTTCTGAATCAAAGATAGAGACAGAGAAACTTGATAAGGAAAATCCTTTAAATGTAGTCAAGTATCGTTCTAATATTCAAGAACATAATGTAGAAAAAGGAAAATCTTATTTAAATGGAAATGCTTTGATAGAATATCTTGATACGAAAATTGAAGCAGATAGTATAGAGTTCAATTGGAAAAAAGGATATATACACGCTACAGGAAAAAAAAACCATCCAATTTATATCCAAAAAGGAGATAGAAAATATTCTATTTACAGACTTTTTCATCTAGACTTAGGTGAAAAAAAGTGGAATGCTAAGGAAATCTATATCCAAGAAAAAGATCATGTGATTATAGCCAATAGTATAAAAGAAGAAAAGAATTATAGTTTAATGGAAAAAGTAATATATACCGCAGATCCACTATTTATAGAAAAAAAGGAGATATATCCAGATTTTTATCTGAAAACAAATTATTTGAAATATTTTCATAAAAAAAAATCTATTTTTACCGGACCTGTATTTTTTTATTTGTATCGAGTTCCAATTCCTCTAGTGTTTCCATTTTTATATATCCCTGATAGTATTTCTTCTTATGGAATTCCTTTTCCTAGATTTGGAATTAAGAACAAGAAAATTTCTATAGAAAACATAGGAATTTTTTTTCCTATTTCCAATTATTTCAATTGTAGAATTAACGGTTCTATATATGGAATTGACAAATGGAAATTAAAAACAGAAATAGAATATAAATTAAAATATGGAGATAATGGATTCCTTTTTTTTGATTATCAATCCATATCAAAAAAAGATTTTGATTATCAATTAAAATGGAAACATAATCAAGATATTAAATCAAATTCTGAAATAAAATTTAATGCAGATATGAATTATCATAATCAATTTACTAAAAAAACAAATTCATCCATAAATAAGGAAGTAAATATTTCTAATATTAGCTTAATAAAAAAATTTCAAGAATCTTTTTTAAAGATCGAGACTTATATGATTCAAAACCTACAGAAAGGAGAGACGGATTTAAAAGTTCCAAAAATTAATCTATCCATTCGAAAAAAACCTTTTTTTCTAAATAAAAATCCGTTTTTACGTCAATTCGTTATGGATTATAAAGTTTCGGCATCTAATTCTATCTATCAAAATAAAATAGAAAAAAGAACAGATATTCAAACTGAAATCAATAACACTATAAACTTATCCACCTATTATATTCTTCCTGTTCATTATTATCCTTATTTGAATTTGAAAATTTCTCCAAAAATTCATTATAAAGGATCTTCTACCTGGTATTTTTTTTCTTGTAAATCTTTATTTCAAGCAATAAATATATCCATGGATGTATTATTTCCTTCTATAGAAAGGATATTTGTAATGAATAAAAGGTATTTATTATTGAGATATAAAATGGAACCTATGCTATCTTTCAATTTTGGATCATTTTTTCCTATTTTTATTCATCAGGAGGAGGAGGAGAAAAACTCTATTAAAAAAAGAATCCATCTAACGTTAGATAATAATTTTGAATTAAAAATAAAGAATAATAGAGAATATGAAAAAATAAAAATACTTGAATCATTTCAAATGAAATCCTCTTATGTCTTTGAGGAAGAATTCTTGAAATTGGAAAACTTCTATTTTGCAGGATATACAGATTTTACGAAATATTTAGGAATAAAATATGAAGGGAGAATAGATTTCTATGAAAAAGAAAATTGTAAATCAATTTTTTTGGATAAAAAAAAATTCAAATTCGATTTTTCACTTCGTTATCATTTGATAAAAAATCAAATGAATTTCTTGTATGAAAAAGAAGGAATTAATTCTTATGAATGCTTTCTTTTCGATAAGGATAATTATGCGAAATATCCAATTCCATTGGATTTAAGAATTGATTTTCATTCGAATTATGAAAATAAAAACAATAATAATAAACCTTATTCATTAAATAACAATTTTTTAAGTATAAATGGATCTATAGGTTTAACCAAATATTGGAAGATAGAGATTCACACGGATTATGATCTTTTCAAAAAAAGAATAACTTTTGCAAACATAATCTTTTACAGAGATTTAAGAAGTTTCAAAATGAATTTTAACTGGTCCCCCATGGGGAAAACTCCTTTTTGGTCTTTTTTTATTGGAATAAAAGATCCAAATTTAAGCAACATTATACAGTATAAGGAAACCAATTAATAAAAAATAATATGAAGCCAAAAAAAATTTTCATCAAAAAAATATCTTCTTTTGGACCATACAGTACATGCGTCCTAATAGAAAATTTTCTGTTTATTTCTGGACAAATAGCCGTTGATCCAGATACTGGAAAATTAGTTGATGAAACTATAGAAATGGAAACGGAAAGAGTCATGAAAAACTTGCAAATTATTCTTTCAGAAATTGGAATCGATTTTCAAAACGTTATAAAATCTTCCTTATTTGTAAAAAATATGGAAGATTTCTCAAAAATAAATTATTCCTATTCAAAATTTTTTCCAAGAGAATATTACCCTGCTAGAGAAACTATTCAAGTTTCTGGATTGCCAAAAAATGCGAACATAGAAATATCCTTAATAGCATATAAAAAAAATTAAAAATGGAGATTTTATTTTCCTGATTTTTGAATTGAAAAAAAGATGAATTCAAAATATTATTTTTTTTTATTAGGATTCATTTTACTTTTTTTCTATAAAGGGAACTCTAAAGGAAAAAAAAAAATACAAATCAAACTAATTCATGCCGATTTTATACAAAAAAATGAAAACAACGATAAAAATGCTTTTTTTCTCATAGGACGTGTTCATTTTCAACATAATGGATATGATCTTTTTTGTGATAGAGCTATCTATTACAAAAAAAGTAATCTATTTTCCGGATATGGAAATGTTCAATTAAAATCAGATAAAAACAAAATATTTTCTCATGAAATAGAATATCATGGAAATAGCAATAACCTGAAGGTTTTAGGTAGGGTAGTTTTATTTCAAGAAAATATAAAACTAACAGCAAATGCAATTAATTATAATTTTAGGAAAAAAATTTTTCAGGCTATCAAAAACGTCGTTTTATTTTTCCACGAATTAAAATTATCTACTAATATTTTAGAATATAATCTGCATCTTAAAAAGATTTCTTATAAAAAAGGCGGTTTTGTTTTTTATAAAGATTCAGCTCTCTATAGTAAGGAAGGAGATTTTTTTCCTGTAAAAAAAAAGGCAAAACTAAAATTTGAAGTAAAATTAATCCTTAGTAAAAAATATACAGTATATTCAAATGCCATGGAATATCTATTCCAAAAAAATAAAATAAATTTTCCTAGTCCTACTATTATAATGGAAAGGAATAATACAAATAATTTTATCTATACAAAAGAAGGATCTTTTTTGCCCAAAGAAGAAATTTTTTTATCCAAAAAATATTGTAGCATTCATTACAACGGAAAAATTGTAGCAGGAGATTATTTTTTTTTCGATCAAAAGAAAAAATATGGATTTATCAAAAATGTCTTTTTAGAAGATAAAGAAAAATCCTATGTAATAGGAGGTGATGGATATTTAGATTTTGTTTCCGGATTAATTTCTTTAAAAAACCATCCCGTGTCTGTAATAAAAATATCTGCAGATAATTCTATCTTTCTTTATTCGGATGCTATAAAAATATACTTCAAAAATGATTCTGCATACTTAATTCAAGTTTTTTCTGTTAAAGGTTTTTTTCTGAATGAAAACCTTCAAGGAAGATGTGAATATTTGATATACAAAAAATTAGATAATTCCATTCATTTTTATGGAAATCCCATTTTTTGGATAAATAACCAACAATTTTCTGGAGATTTTATATCTATTCATCTTAAAAAAGATTTTTTATTAGATTATTTGAAAATTTTTAAAAATGCCTTCTACATAAAAAAAATAAATTCAAATGAATTTAATCAAATACAAGGAGAAATTATGATAGGTTTTTTTCATCCAAAAAATATTTTATCAAAAATTTTGATTAAAGGAAATGTGAAAAGTATTATTTTTCCTTATTTTTTTCAGGATAAGGGGAATATGAAGAAAATAATTAATAAATCTTCTTGTGGGATGATCGACGTGGATTTAGAGAAAGGAAAAAAAATCAAAAAAATTTCCTGCATAAATAATGCTAATTCAGAACTCTTCTTTTTGCATAAGACCAATTACAAGGAGCCTCTTTTTCTTCCTAACTTTTCCTGGATAGAAAAAGAAAAACCTAAAAATGAAAAATATCTTATCCATAAAAAAATGGAAAAATATCGAAGAGAAAGCTTATTGGAAAAAAAAGAAATCAAAAAAATAATAAAATACAATTAAATTCTTATGAAAGGATTAGAAAATGATTTTATGCAATATCAGACTCAAGTGGTTCCTCATCCTATGAAAATTAGGGTAGATTATGCAGATGGTCATTATATTTACGGAAAAGATGGTAAAAAATATTTAGATTTTGTTGCAGGGGTTTCTGTCAATACCTTCGGACATGGAAATAAAAAAATAAAAGAAGCCATAAAAGAACAAGTAGAAAAATATTTACATACTATGGTCTATGGGGAATTCATACAGGAACCATGTGTAAAACTTTGTAAAAGTCTAGCAGAAAATACTCCATATCCGCTAAAGAAAACTTATTTAGTCACGTCTGGAACGGAAGCTGTAGAAGGGGCCTTGAAATTAGCTAAGGGTTATACTGGAAGAGAAGAAATCATATCTTGTAAATGGGCTTATCATGGGAGCACTCATGGATCTATGAGTATTATGGGGAATGAAAACTACAAAAGGTCTTTCAGGCCTCTACTTCCCCTAATTAAATTTTTTACATTTAATAAAATAGAAGAATTAGCTTCTTCCATTACAGAAAAAACAGCTTGTGTTATTTTAGAAACGATACAATGTTCTTCTGGAGTTAGATTGCCTAAAAATTCTTTTCTCAAAGAAGTAAAAAAAAAATGTGAAGAAAAAAAGGTTTTAATGATATTGGATGAAATCCAAACAGGATTTGGAAGAACAGGAAAACTTTTTGCCTTTGAACATTATGGAATAGTTCCAGATATTCTGATAATGGGAAAAGGAATGGGAGGAGGAATGCCTATAAGTGGATTTATGTCCTCTGATGAAATCATGAAATTTTTTTCTGATCATGTTCCTTTTGGTCATTTAAGCACTTTTGGGGGGAATCCTGTAGCGGCTTCTGCTTCTTTAACAACACTAAATCAACTTATTGAGTCTAACATCATGGATGATATTTTTCTAAAAGAAAAATGGATAAGAAAATATTTAGTTCATGATCAAATCAAAAATATTCATGGAAAAGGACTTCTTTTATCTTTGGAATTGAAAAATGAAAATTATACTCATAGAGTATTAGAATCTTGTTTAAAAAAAGGATTAATTTTATTTCGTTTTTTATTTCATAGTAGTTCTTTGCGGATTTCCCCTCCGTTAACTATTACAGAAAAAGAAATTCAAGAAGGATGTTCTATTATTATAGAATCTTTGAACAATCTTAAAAAGTAAGAAAATTAAGATGTTTTTTTAAAAAAATGTAATTGAGATTTTTTATTGAATTATCGTATAATGGGAAATCTTACCATGGATGGCAAATTCAGAGTGAAGTAAATTCTGTAGAAGGACAATTAGAATATTGTTTATCTAAATTATTAAATACTTCTATAAATATAGTGGGAGCGGGGAGAACAGACAGAGGAGTTCATGCCAAACAAATGTTTGCACATTTTGATTTTGAAGAAAAGATAAGTAGTAATTTTGTTAAGAGATTAAATCTTTTTTTGCCTAAATCTATTTATGTCTCCAATATTTTTCCAGTTAAAAAACATATTCATGCAAGATTTAATGCATTAAGACGTACTTACAAATATTATTTGAAAAGTGAAAAAAATCCATTTTTTCAAGATTTTTCTTGGCATTGTTTCTATCCATTAGATATTCAAAGAATGAATCTAGCTTCTCAAATTTTAATGAAATATAAAGATTTTAGTTCTTTTTGTAAAAAGAGAAAGGATAAAAAAAATAATATATGTGATATATATCATGCTGATTGGTCTAGAAATAAAATTCATTTTTGTTTTACTATTGAAGCTAATCGTTTTTTAAGAAATATGGTTAGATCCATAATTGGAACATTGATTGATGTGGGAAGAGGAAAAATTAGCATAAATCAATTTATAGAAATTATAGAGTTAAAAGATCCTAATACTTTTAGTAGTCCTTCCGTTCCTGCATGTGGTTTATTTCTTACTAAAATTCTTTATCCAGAAGACATTTTTCTATGAAAAAAAATTTAAAAAAAGAAAAATCTTCCTTAAAACAACTTTTAAAAATTAGTTTAAATTATAAACTTATATTAATAGTTACAGTAGGGATTTCTATATTAATATCTTTTATATCTGCTTATCGTCCTAAATTGATACAAAAGGCTATAGACGTTCATATAGTTTATAAGGATTTTTTTGGTCTGAAAAATATTTTAATATGGATTATTTTACTTCTTTTCTTAGAAAGTATATTTCATTTTATTTTATTATATCTATCTAATATATTAGCCCAAAATGTTATCAAAACAATTAGAATTCAATTGTTTGAAAAATTACTACATTTCAATAATTCTTTTTTTAGTAAGACCCCAATTGGTAAATTGGTTTCTTATTCTGTTTCAGACATAGAAACTATTACTGTCATATTTAATGATGGAATCCTACTTGTATCTGGAGATGTTTTAAGAATCATGATGATCATTATTATGATGTATACAGTGCATAAAGAGTTATCCTTTATAGTTTTTTTAACAATTCCCTTTATGTACTTTATTACTCGTTTTTTTCAAAACACATTGAAAAAAACTTTTCATGAAGAACGTGTACAAACTTCACGTTTAAATAGTTTTTTACAAGAAAATATCATAGGAATGTCTATTATACAACTTTTTCATAAAGAGAAAGAAGAATATTTAAAATTTAAATCTATCAATCATAGATTGATGAATGCACATTTTAAAACTATTTTTTATTTTTCTATTTTTTTTCCAATAGTGGAACTTGTATCTGCAGTTACAATAAGTATTGTAATATTTTATGGAGGGTTTCATGCTATGGAAAGTGAAAATGTGAAACCTGGACAAATTATTGCTTTTATTTTTTTTATTTATCTTCTTTTTCGCCCTATGCGGCAAATAGCAGATAGATTTAACATTATACAAAGAGGAATAGCTGGTATAGAACGTCTATTTTCCATATTAAACTCTGAAGAGATGATTGTTAATAAGGGGAACATACGAATAAAAAAATTAAAAGGACATATTGTATTTAATAATGTTTATTTTTCCTATATTGATGGAGAAACAGTTTTGAAAGGAATTTCTTTTGAAATAAAACCTGGAGAAAAAATAGCTATAGTGGGATCTACAGGTTCTGGAAAATCTACCATAACACATTTAATTTCTAGATTATACGATATAAAAAAAGGAAAAATCATAATTGATGGACATTGTATTCAAGATATTGAACTAAAAAATCTAAGATCTCATATAAGAGTAGTTACACAGGATACCTTTTTATTTAATGATTCTATTCTCAATAATATTACCTTAGGGGATCCTTCAATTAGTGTAGAAAAAATAGAAGAAATGGCAAAAAAAATAGGAATACATGGTTTTATTACATCTTTTCCTCACGGATATAAATCCATTGTAAAAGAAAGAGGAGGGATCTTATCACTTGGAGAAAAACAATTGATTGCCTTTTTAAGAGTACAAATGCATCCTTATTCTATACTGATCTTAGATGAAGCAACTGCATCTTTAAATAAAGAATTGGAAAAATTGATCTATCATGCTACAGATCGTTTAACTAAAAATAAAACTTCAATTATTATCACTCATCGTCTTTCTACGTTAGAAAATGCTGATAAAATTTTAGTGATAAACAAAGGTCATCTTGTAGAAAAAGGAAGTCATAAGGAATTAATTCAATTAAATGGATATTATGCAGGTTTATTCAATAAGTAATCTTAATTATTTCCCTGGACAAGGATATTCTATTCTTAAATAAGTTTTTTTAACTGGTTTTTTATCCAATTTTTGATTTTTTCTTCTTGCTTTATATTCATGACTAAATTTTTTAATTGAGCATAATCTTCTTTAAAAGAAATAGGATGAGAAGGTTTACGTTTTAATAATTTGATTATGAAAAAAACTTCTTTTCCATTTACAATTTCTTTATAAGGTTCAGAAATTTCTCCATCTTTTAAATTTTGTAATGTTTTTTTCAAATTTTTTGATATTTGATTTTCTTCAACCCAAATTTTTTTCCATACAGAATGATTCACAATTCCATTGTGCAATAGAGGTCTTTCATTTGAAATAGTTTCAAAAGAAATTTCATGATTTATAAGACGATTTTTAATTTCATATGCAAATGATTTAGCTTTTCGTAATTCTTCTTCCGTATATTTAGGTTGTATTAAAATGTGTCTTATATCTATTTCTTCTCCTCTTTTTTTTTCTAACTTAACTAAATGAAAACCTAAATCTGTTTCAAAAGGTTCAGATATTTGTTTTTCTTCTAAAGAAAAAACTATTCGTTCGAATTCTTTTGATATATTTTTTTTCTTAATTCCATTAATGAGACCACCTTTGAATGCAGAAGAATAATCTTCTGATAATAAAATAGCTTTCATGGAAAAATCCTTATCAGAATGTATTTCCTTTTTTATTTTTTTTAAAAAATTCACAATTTTTTCTCGATGTTCTTTACTGAATTTTGGAGATAAAATCATATAAGAAACACAAATTTTTTTAGGAACAATAGGAAGTTTTTCTTTTTCTTTATTAAAAAAATATTTTACCTCTTCAGGAGATATCTCAATATCTTCCTTCATTTTTTGATAAAACTTCTCTATATACTGATTATTTTTAATTTTTTCAGTCAATTCTTTCAAAGATAAATTTTTGGAAAAATCACTATTAAATTTCTTTAAAAATTCTTCTTTGTTTGATTGGATTTCTTGATTATCTATTTGTATACTCGGATCTTTTTTTGCATGATAAAGTATCAACTTATGAATTATCAAATTTTCTAATCCTTTACAAGGGGGAATTTTTTTATTAGAATTTAAATAATGTTTTAATTCGGAATCTAAGAGTATTTCATCTCCTATGACAGCTGTAATTCCACCTATCTTTTCAAAAGTGAATGAATGAGAAGGAATACAGAAAATTATCAACATCAAAAAAATAAAAAAACATTCTTGTTTTAACTTAAAGAAAATATTTCTCATATCATAAATTAAATTTGCAATTTAATAATCAAACTGATTAAAAAAAAAAATTATCAATTATGACTTTGATAACTAAAAATCTATACAAAAAGTATAAAAAAAAAAATGTGGTTAAAGATGTCTCTATTCGTTTAAATCGCGGAGAAATAGTGGGGATTATAGGTCCAAATGGAGCTGGAAAAACTACTTCTTTTTATATGATTGTAGGAATGATTCAACCTGATCAAGGTAAAATATTTCTTAATGGAGAAAATATTACTGGATATCCCATGTATAAACGTTCTAGAAAAGGAATTGGATATTTAGCACAAGAACCGTCTATTTTTAGAAAACTATCTGTAGAAGATAATATTTTATGCATATTAGAAATGAAAAAAAATTCCTATAAAGAAATAAAAATAAGAACGGAAGAACTTCTGGAAGAATTAGGATTACAGCATATCCGAAAATTACAGGGAGGAATTCTCTCTGGTGGAGAACGTAGACGTACTGAAATTGCTAGATGTTTAGCTATAAATCCTACATTTATTCTTTTAGATGAACCTTTTTCTGGAATAGATCCTATAGCTATAGAAGAATTACAAAAAATTATTCTTTACTTTAAAAAAAAAAATATTGGGATATTAATTACTGATCATAATGTTCAAGAAACTTTTCTGATAGCAGATCGTCTTTATCTCATGTTTGAAGGGCAAATTTTAAAAGATGGACCTCCTAAAAAATTAATGCAAGATCCTATGGTAAAAAAAGTTTATTTGGGAAATTATTTTGTAAAAATCCATAAAAAAGAAAAATGAATCATCGTTTTAAAGGTCCAGAAATAGAATTATTTCTTAATGGAGAACCGCCTGATATTTTCTGTAAAAAAAATTTTTTTTATAAAAAAAATATTTGCGGTTGATGGAGCTTTTTACTATTTAAAAAAAATGGGAATCCAGATAGATTATCTTAGTGGAGATTTAGACTCTCTTTTAAAAAAAGATATTCCTTTAGGAAGTAATTTTTTTGAAACGAATGATCAAAATTATACTGATTTTGATAAAGCTTTGAAAATCATACATCATAAAGGTTTTTTAAATGTGAATGTTTGGGGAGCTAGTGGAAAAGAACAAGATCATTTTTTGGGAAATTTATCTACAGCTTTGAAATATAAAAGAAAGTTATCTTTAATTTTTCATGATGATTATCATTCTTATTTTTTTTCTGATAAAAAAAATATTTTTTATCAGAAAAAAAATAAAAAGATATCTCTCTTTCCATTTCCAAAAGTAGAAGGACTCCTTACTCATGGTCTAAAATATCCGATAAGTAAGGAATTATTAAAAATAGGTAAACGGATAGGAATTAGAAATGAAGCTATAGAAAATCTAATAGAAATAAGTTATCAAAAGGGAGAATTATTAATTTTCATAGAAAAATAATTGAAATACAATAAATTTTACGAATAATCTTTCCTATATTTTTAAATCTGGATAAAGAATGACGTAAATATTACTTTTTTATCTCTTGATAAGATTTTCCTATATAATTTAGGAGATCTCCAGCTATTAGAGATTCTTCATTTAATTCTATAGAAGCTAAATCTCCGGATAATCCATGTAAATAGACCCCCATAAGACAAGAATCTTTTGGAGAGTATCCTTGAGCCAATAAACCTGTAATTATTCCGGTAAGAACATCTCCACTACCTGCGGTGGACATTCCTGGATTTCCGGTACTATTAAAATATAGGTCTCCATTTGGAGTAGCAATGACTGTATGTGCTCCTTTTAATACAAGGTAAAAAGTATGTTTCTTGGCTAATTTTTTTAAATTATCCAATTTTTGATAATCATTTTTCCATGGACCATATAATCTATGAAATTCCTTGGGGTGTGGAGTAAGAATAGTATTTTCCGGAATAAAATTTAATATGCTTAATTTATCTGATAAGATATTTATAGCATCGGCATCTATGACCATAGGAGTTTTCTTTTTTTTCTTCTTAAGAAAGAAAGATTCTAAAGCATATGCTGTTATAGGATTTTTACCCATTCCCATTCCTATTCCTATAGCATTAACAGGAATATCATTAGGGATGTTACTTATAAAATTATCTCTTAAATCTGTATTAACTATTGCTTCCGGAATAATGGTTTGTATGATTTGATATCCACAACGTGGGATATATACACTTAATTTTCCTATTCCAATTCGAAACTCCTTTGCAGAAAGAACCATAGATCCAATCATTCCATAATGTCCTCCAATAAGCAGTCCATGACCAAAATTTCCTTTATGGGAAAATTTTTTTCTTTTTTTATATATGAACTGAATACATTTTTTATCTAGATAAAAGTTTTTTACAGGAATATTATTTGTATATTCATCTTTCCATCCAATGTTCAATAAATCCCATTTTCCAACATAATCCGCATAGTCTGGAAAAAAAAGAGGTAATTTTGGAACTTGGAAAGTTAATGTATAATCAGCTTTAATAATAACTTCCAAATCTTCTCTATTTTTTTCCATAAAAATTCCAGAAGGAATATCTATAGATATAACAGATGT
Protein-coding sequences here:
- a CDS encoding peptidylprolyl isomerase; protein product: MLIIFCIPSHSFTFEKIGGITAVIGDEILLDSELKHYLNSNKKIPPCKGLENLIIHKLILYHAKKDPSIQIDNQEIQSNKEEFLKKFNSDFSKNLSLKELTEKIKNNQYIEKFYQKMKEDIEISPEEVKYFFNKEKEKLPIVPKKICVSYMILSPKFSKEHREKIVNFLKKIKKEIHSDKDFSMKAILLSEDYSSAFKGGLINGIKKKNISKEFERIVFSLEEKQISEPFETDLGFHLVKLEKKRGEEIDIRHILIQPKYTEEELRKAKSFAYEIKNRLINHEISFETISNERPLLHNGIVNHSVWKKIWVEENQISKNLKKTLQNLKDGEISEPYKEIVNGKEVFFIIKLLKRKPSHPISFKEDYAQLKNLVMNIKQEEKIKNWIKNQLKKLI
- the lptB gene encoding LPS export ABC transporter ATP-binding protein, with protein sequence MTLITKNLYKKYKKKNVVKDVSIRLNRGEIVGIIGPNGAGKTTSFYMIVGMIQPDQGKIFLNGENITGYPMYKRSRKGIGYLAQEPSIFRKLSVEDNILCILEMKKNSYKEIKIRTEELLEELGLQHIRKLQGGILSGGERRRTEIARCLAINPTFILLDEPFSGIDPIAIEELQKIILYFKKKNIGILITDHNVQETFLIADRLYLMFEGQILKDGPPKKLMQDPMVKKVYLGNYFVKIHKKEK
- a CDS encoding thiamine diphosphokinase: MENRLIFSVKKIFFIKKIFAVDGAFYYLKKMGIQIDYLSGDLDSLLKKDIPLGSNFFETNDQNYTDFDKALKIIHHKGFLNVNVWGASGKEQDHFLGNLSTALKYKRKLSLIFHDDYHSYFFSDKKNIFYQKKNKKISLFPFPKVEGLLTHGLKYPISKELLKIGKRIGIRNEAIENLIEISYQKGELLIFIEK
- a CDS encoding bifunctional ADP-dependent NAD(P)H-hydrate dehydratase/NAD(P)H-hydrate epimerase is translated as MKILSLNQIKKIDQYCIDNEDISSIELMERAAKSCFYWIMNHFHTLHKVIVLAGNGKNGGDGLALARMLYQHGVNITVYILYISNHLSPEFVLNKNKIFKYGIELKKIKKGDPFPFLNRNSILIDAIFGIGLNRSINKYWKSFFHFINDKKFTSVISIDIPSGIFMEKNREDLEVIIKADYTLTFQVPKLPLFFPDYADYVGKWDLLNIGWKDEYTNNIPVKNFYLDKKCIQFIYKKRKKFSHKGNFGHGLLIGGHYGMIGSMVLSAKEFRIGIGKLSVYIPRCGYQIIQTIIPEAIVNTDLRDNFISNIPNDIPVNAIGIGMGMGKNPITAYALESFFLKKKKKKTPMVIDADAINILSDKLSILNFIPENTILTPHPKEFHRLYGPWKNDYQKLDNLKKLAKKHTFYLVLKGAHTVIATPNGDLYFNSTGNPGMSTAGSGDVLTGIITGLLAQGYSPKDSCLMGVYLHGLSGDLASIELNEESLIAGDLLNYIGKSYQEIKK